One part of the Borreliella afzelii genome encodes these proteins:
- a CDS encoding MATE family efflux transporter gives MYSLSASKKDRIYKDLLRIAIPTAIEFFLFNFISLTDNAMVAYLGDYPVAGVSLANKFFELFVTIGFAMAGAYNIIATRQYNQGDFKSFRNTFFISILTIILFSFPFILISRVNPFFLLRLISNDVQAVYYGAIYLNIAIFSFVFAIIKGLVANALKVVEIVKFQVYISIFSVLLNLILNYIFIFVFHMGVVGAAIATTVIRILELIIYLIYTVFNKNSILYLKLNDLNINVKSFVQLIKFFIPILLNDFIWFFGYLVLTSIFIGIDTHRYAAYSISFSVYFIIFNIINSFCISLNIMMGYEMHNSKKEVMKVAIYLGKIGFKLAFLTSFALFVFSFFAPYIFYTLKYSHLTGIILRYSSVSAFFMALAFQYLFGFFRAGASPSFGAIMEGSVTFIYTIPIAFVLANYTNLPFEIIVFIPALEDAIKLAISLPYFYSERWIKSVKTSW, from the coding sequence ATGTATTCATTAAGTGCATCAAAAAAAGATAGAATTTATAAAGATCTTTTAAGAATTGCAATTCCCACCGCTATTGAGTTTTTTTTATTTAATTTTATTTCTCTTACAGATAATGCTATGGTTGCATATCTTGGTGACTATCCTGTTGCAGGAGTTTCTCTTGCAAATAAATTTTTTGAATTGTTTGTTACTATTGGGTTTGCTATGGCAGGAGCTTACAATATAATTGCTACAAGGCAATACAATCAAGGTGATTTTAAAAGTTTTAGAAATACATTTTTTATTAGTATATTAACTATTATTTTATTTTCTTTCCCGTTCATATTGATTTCCAGAGTGAATCCTTTTTTTTTACTTAGATTGATTTCTAATGATGTACAGGCAGTTTATTATGGGGCGATTTATTTAAACATAGCTATTTTTTCTTTTGTATTTGCAATCATAAAAGGACTTGTTGCTAATGCTCTTAAAGTTGTTGAAATTGTTAAATTTCAAGTTTACATTTCTATTTTTTCAGTGCTTTTAAATCTAATATTAAATTATATTTTTATTTTTGTTTTTCATATGGGGGTGGTTGGAGCTGCTATTGCAACAACAGTTATTCGTATCTTAGAGCTTATTATTTATCTTATTTATACAGTGTTTAACAAGAATTCAATTTTATACCTTAAGCTTAATGATTTAAATATTAATGTTAAGTCGTTTGTTCAGTTAATTAAATTTTTTATTCCAATCCTTTTGAATGATTTTATTTGGTTTTTTGGCTATCTCGTATTGACGTCAATTTTTATAGGAATTGATACTCATAGATATGCTGCTTACAGCATATCTTTTTCTGTTTATTTTATTATCTTTAATATAATTAATTCCTTTTGTATTTCTTTGAATATTATGATGGGCTATGAAATGCATAATAGTAAAAAAGAAGTCATGAAAGTTGCAATCTATTTAGGTAAAATTGGCTTTAAGCTTGCTTTTTTAACATCTTTTGCATTGTTTGTGTTTTCATTTTTTGCTCCTTATATTTTTTATACATTAAAATATTCGCACCTTACAGGAATTATTTTAAGGTATTCTTCTGTTTCTGCCTTTTTTATGGCCCTTGCTTTTCAATATCTTTTTGGATTTTTTCGTGCAGGAGCATCTCCAAGTTTTGGGGCTATTATGGAAGGTTCTGTAACGTTTATTTATACTATTCCTATTGCTTTTGTTTTAGCAAATTATACAAATTTGCCTTTTGAAATTATTGTTTTTATTCCAGCTCTTGAGGATGCAATCAAACTTGCCATTTCACTTCCTTATTTTTATAGTGAAAGGTGGATTAAATCTGTTAAAACAAGTTGGTAG